A stretch of the Neptunomonas phycophila genome encodes the following:
- a CDS encoding cadherin-like domain-containing protein — MISDRKQRLVHRAYRIERLEPRVMLSADPLGVADSALDLLVQQTDKINNPVDVDLFVEEFAQNQHSPNNSDLTHDDFSGLLVSEADTLLASADSFLDPIDKTGSVELIVIDAGVENQTELLSQITSHNTPNAYEIVYLNADENGLEQLSSIVTNYEEISAIHLLSHGNSTGLQLGNSWVTQQTLTEQADLLAQWGASVTENADLLIYGCDLLSTDGGVAFAELFQQLSSMDVAASDDTTGASDLGGDWHLERSFGAVEAVSLQLNDDWSSTLAAPSVGLILATSDDIDDSEVNGLEAWEAGDVLSLSGPNLNFGDDSDGTLSVYFSLSNLGDGDVTISGLHYVTSYVTVGTDSSGDPVTLMPGDLLFSTADDENFDDVAVKKKDIALFRPDTPGDYTSGTTSVLLDDLTSKDLFDFALIEKTVTVAGVTLNAGDLVFNDSDDKNGEIQALTIETVGEDNTSYSNNFVLFDSGDAFSTSTAIRGIEVIQEDITLGGANFTAGQMLFSFEKNESTLLGLIPTIRATDIYALDATSSTSGTATLAFDGSDIELDDQKESPDSIALIPYYNDPVGAPTVTGNTVEGDVLSADLSTMSDDDGIAPEQVNYQWQVSTDGSTGWSDISDATESTLSLLEEYANQYIRVEVSYIDQRGQSEGPIYSDASAQIAALNDPPTVSLTPRNPVFWEGDSPVALFADANVDLGESFDSVAAFTFSLTNVVDIGSEKLSFSGYDIILTGGTAGSIASADFSYAYNVSLVGGTATINFTASGVSGSELADALNGLTYENTSSGQTDATKVFTFESLQDSGGTSNGGTDTITPNIVSTITQNSVNSAPTSSGPVVLNNTEEDNSLEISRADLAQNTTDPEGTLLDVRDLTISIGGGSLLDNGNGTWSYTPATDYNGPVELSYTVSDGANDISTSASFEVTAVNDKPESTVVVLSPIVEDSGARTINQEQLLVNTTDVDSAAFTASALIITSGSGNLNDNGDGTWSYTPAANDNGTIEFSYTISDGTDDIVNTASLEITPQNDAPTSTSATLAPILEDSGTYTITQDDLLVGYANDVDGDSLTASDLLIIEGNGSLVANADGTWDYTPTTNDNGTILFSYTISDGTDSVVNTASLDITPVNDAPTSTHVTLSPTNEDDSGLVFHKNELTSNASDVETTDNRDLLVENFVIDSPEWGNVYRVGNLFYFNSAENYNGLVTFSYTISDGDKTTEGTASIFVNPVNDAPVSTPATLTPIDEDSGVRVITQDDLLSGYASDVDGDSLTASDLLITEGNGSVVANADGSWNYTPAADDNGTISFSYTISDGTDSVSNTATLYIIPVNDAPVSTPATLAPINEDSGVRVITQDDLLAGYASDVDGDSLTASDLLITEGNGSLVANADGTWNYTPAADDNGTISFSYTISDGTDSVSNTATLDIIPVNDAPVSTPATLAPINEDSGVRVITQDDLLAGYASDVDGDSLTASDLLITEGNGSVVANADGTWNYTPAADDNGTISFSYTISDGTDSVSNTATLYITPVNDAPVSTPATLAPINEDSGVRMITQDDLLVGYASDVDGDSLTASDLLITEGNGSLVANADGTWNYTPAADDNGTISFSYTISDGAASTSNTATLVVNPLNDLPVSTPLTLNPINEDSGVRIITQNELLANASDIDSVGLVVSNLAITQGEGQLVSNADGSWSFVPAENYNGRVSFSYLISDGTGSITNTASVMVTPVNDVPVGSITLVGQPVENTTVTIDDRLFDADGVTNLSYHWLRNGVSIGVIGDSYTLVDADVGQSIQVEARYIDGLGNSERFLSDELRDIANVNDLPMGSFEVAGDLVIGSVLTANSQIADEDGLGDFSYQWYRNGEMITGANQPSYTLQSSDAGQQFSVAVSYVDGFGTAELVVSANTDAITEGDSIAQPPVVTEQTEELAELVMSPVAPVEASETSAAKTEITATESADSNDEVSEEQSSNQAGADVQDPSLVPSNEGGRSSAVAAQLLTDEIEVVGQVTLSELANAKINILAVEVGKQIALSNQLQQSWAQLSDPMMLMKSEGLMQSLDTMNNQVAEQLALDKMVVGGGIAVSSGLSIGYVTWLLRSGVLLSSVLSSLPAWRFIDPLPVLSGLGATDVDAGDNTSLEDLVKEAPETAVGSDDLDAQHTEGETPK, encoded by the coding sequence ATGATAAGTGATAGAAAACAGCGTTTAGTTCATAGAGCTTATCGTATAGAACGATTAGAGCCACGTGTGATGCTGTCTGCAGATCCGTTGGGCGTTGCTGACTCAGCCCTGGATTTATTAGTGCAGCAAACAGACAAGATCAACAACCCCGTTGATGTCGATTTGTTTGTTGAGGAGTTCGCGCAGAACCAGCACTCGCCCAATAACTCAGATTTAACCCATGACGACTTCTCTGGATTACTTGTTAGTGAAGCTGATACTTTGCTGGCAAGCGCCGATAGCTTTTTAGACCCCATAGATAAAACAGGCTCAGTTGAGCTTATTGTTATTGACGCGGGCGTTGAAAATCAGACTGAGCTGCTTAGCCAAATTACTTCTCATAACACGCCCAATGCCTACGAAATTGTCTATTTAAATGCTGATGAGAATGGCCTTGAGCAACTGTCATCTATCGTGACAAATTATGAAGAGATTAGTGCTATTCACTTACTTTCTCACGGTAATAGCACTGGCTTACAGCTAGGTAATAGCTGGGTTACGCAACAGACCTTAACTGAGCAGGCCGATCTGCTGGCTCAATGGGGGGCCTCTGTTACCGAAAACGCTGATCTACTAATATACGGTTGTGATTTACTATCAACAGATGGTGGCGTGGCTTTTGCTGAGCTTTTCCAGCAGTTATCTAGCATGGATGTGGCTGCCAGTGATGATACAACAGGCGCAAGTGATTTAGGTGGCGATTGGCACCTTGAACGATCATTTGGTGCGGTTGAAGCCGTTAGTTTACAGCTGAATGACGATTGGTCATCTACATTGGCGGCACCTTCAGTCGGCCTTATTCTGGCCACTTCTGATGACATTGATGACTCCGAGGTTAATGGTTTGGAAGCATGGGAAGCCGGTGATGTCCTCAGCTTATCGGGCCCTAATTTGAACTTTGGTGATGACTCCGATGGTACGTTAAGTGTTTATTTTTCGTTATCCAATTTAGGTGATGGTGATGTCACCATTTCGGGGCTGCATTATGTTACTTCGTATGTCACTGTGGGGACCGACAGCAGTGGTGACCCTGTCACGTTGATGCCCGGTGATTTACTGTTTTCGACAGCTGACGATGAGAATTTCGATGATGTAGCTGTCAAGAAAAAAGACATTGCTCTCTTTAGGCCTGACACCCCAGGGGATTACACCAGCGGGACCACCTCTGTGTTACTGGATGACCTGACCAGTAAAGATCTTTTTGATTTTGCTCTTATTGAAAAAACAGTAACCGTAGCGGGTGTGACTTTAAATGCAGGTGATTTGGTTTTTAATGATAGCGATGATAAAAATGGAGAAATTCAAGCCCTAACCATCGAAACCGTAGGTGAGGATAATACAAGCTATAGCAATAATTTTGTGCTCTTCGATTCAGGAGATGCTTTTTCGACAAGCACGGCTATTCGCGGCATTGAGGTGATCCAAGAAGATATCACGTTGGGAGGGGCGAATTTTACGGCAGGTCAAATGCTCTTCTCCTTTGAAAAAAATGAAAGCACTTTACTGGGTTTGATTCCTACGATCAGAGCCACCGATATTTATGCTCTGGATGCTACATCATCGACCAGTGGAACAGCAACCCTTGCATTCGACGGTTCAGATATTGAATTGGATGACCAAAAAGAGTCGCCCGATTCTATAGCACTCATCCCATATTATAATGACCCTGTCGGTGCACCAACGGTAACGGGTAATACGGTCGAAGGGGACGTACTATCGGCCGATTTGTCAACGATGTCTGACGACGATGGGATAGCCCCAGAGCAGGTTAACTATCAATGGCAAGTATCAACGGATGGCTCTACTGGCTGGAGTGATATATCCGATGCAACCGAATCGACGTTATCCTTATTAGAAGAATACGCTAATCAATATATACGTGTAGAGGTTTCCTATATTGATCAACGAGGCCAATCCGAAGGACCTATCTACAGTGATGCTAGTGCTCAAATAGCCGCGTTAAACGATCCTCCGACAGTCTCTTTGACTCCACGAAACCCTGTGTTTTGGGAGGGAGATAGCCCAGTAGCCTTGTTTGCAGATGCCAACGTGGATTTAGGAGAGAGCTTTGATTCGGTAGCGGCGTTTACATTCAGCCTAACCAATGTTGTGGATATAGGCTCCGAGAAGCTAAGTTTTAGTGGCTACGATATTATATTAACGGGTGGAACTGCTGGCAGTATTGCGTCAGCGGATTTTAGTTATGCCTATAATGTTTCGTTGGTCGGTGGGACCGCGACAATAAACTTTACGGCCTCTGGAGTATCGGGGAGTGAATTGGCCGATGCCTTAAATGGACTTACCTATGAGAATACAAGCTCAGGCCAAACCGATGCCACTAAAGTGTTCACCTTTGAGTCTTTACAGGACTCTGGTGGAACCAGCAACGGCGGTACTGATACGATAACCCCCAATATAGTATCGACAATCACACAAAACTCAGTTAACTCGGCACCCACTAGTAGCGGCCCTGTGGTTCTCAATAATACTGAAGAGGATAATTCGTTAGAGATTAGTCGAGCTGATCTTGCACAAAATACTACCGATCCTGAAGGTACATTGTTAGACGTACGTGACTTAACTATCTCGATAGGTGGGGGTAGCCTGCTCGATAACGGCAATGGGACCTGGTCTTATACTCCCGCTACTGACTACAACGGACCTGTCGAACTTTCTTATACTGTTTCTGATGGTGCAAACGACATTTCAACCTCTGCTTCATTTGAGGTGACTGCCGTAAACGATAAGCCAGAGAGTACGGTTGTTGTATTATCCCCAATTGTCGAAGACAGTGGCGCCCGTACGATTAACCAAGAGCAACTATTGGTTAATACGACGGATGTTGATAGCGCTGCATTTACGGCAAGTGCACTGATTATTACTTCAGGTAGCGGAAACCTAAACGATAATGGCGATGGCACTTGGAGTTACACGCCGGCCGCAAACGATAACGGTACAATTGAATTTAGCTACACCATTAGTGATGGTACCGATGACATTGTTAATACCGCCTCGTTAGAGATTACGCCGCAAAATGATGCGCCAACCAGTACATCGGCTACGTTAGCTCCCATTCTAGAGGATAGTGGCACTTACACAATTACGCAGGATGATTTGTTAGTAGGTTATGCCAATGATGTGGATGGTGACAGCCTTACGGCTAGCGATTTATTGATTATCGAAGGTAATGGTAGCCTTGTAGCTAATGCTGATGGGACATGGGACTACACACCGACTACGAACGATAATGGTACGATTCTTTTTAGTTATACCATCAGCGATGGAACTGATAGCGTCGTTAATACCGCCTCTTTGGACATTACGCCGGTTAACGATGCGCCCACCAGTACCCATGTTACTTTGTCGCCAACCAATGAAGATGACAGTGGTTTAGTTTTCCATAAAAACGAGCTTACAAGCAATGCCAGTGATGTGGAGACTACTGATAACCGAGACTTATTAGTTGAAAACTTTGTTATCGATTCTCCCGAGTGGGGCAATGTATATCGGGTAGGCAATCTTTTTTATTTTAATAGTGCAGAGAATTACAACGGGTTGGTAACGTTTAGCTACACCATCAGTGATGGAGATAAAACCACTGAAGGTACAGCGAGTATTTTTGTAAACCCTGTAAATGATGCGCCCGTTAGCACTCCCGCGACGCTTACTCCCATCGATGAAGATAGCGGTGTTCGTGTGATCACCCAAGATGATTTATTATCCGGTTATGCCAGTGACGTGGATGGCGATAGCCTAACCGCTAGCGATTTATTGATCACCGAAGGTAATGGCAGTGTGGTAGCTAATGCTGACGGTTCATGGAACTACACACCGGCTGCTGATGATAATGGCACTATTAGTTTTAGTTACACCATTAGTGATGGAACCGATAGCGTCAGTAATACAGCCACACTCTATATTATCCCAGTGAATGATGCGCCGGTCAGCACGCCTGCCACGTTAGCGCCGATAAACGAAGACAGCGGTGTTCGTGTGATCACCCAAGATGATCTATTAGCCGGTTATGCCAGTGATGTGGATGGCGATAGCCTAACCGCTAGCGATTTACTGATCACCGAAGGTAATGGCAGCTTGGTAGCTAATGCCGACGGTACATGGAACTACACGCCGGCTGCTGATGATAATGGCACTATTAGTTTTAGTTACACCATTAGTGATGGAACCGATAGCGTCAGTAATACAGCCACGCTCGATATTATCCCTGTGAATGATGCGCCGGTCAGCACGCCTGCCACGTTAGCGCCGATAAATGAAGACAGTGGTGTTCGTGTGATCACTCAAGATGATTTATTAGCCGGTTATGCCAGTGACGTGGATGGCGATAGCCTAACCGCTAGCGATTTATTGATCACCGAAGGTAATGGCAGTGTGGTAGCTAATGCCGACGGTACATGGAACTACACACCGGCTGCTGATGATAATGGCACTATTAGTTTTAGTTACACCATTAGTGACGGAACCGATAGCGTCAGTAATACAGCCACACTCTATATTACCCCAGTGAATGATGCGCCGGTCAGCACGCCTGCCACGTTAGCGCCGATAAATGAAGACAGCGGTGTTCGTATGATCACCCAAGATGATTTGTTAGTCGGCTATGCTAGTGATGTGGATGGCGATAGCCTAACCGCTAGCGATTTATTGATCACCGAAGGTAATGGCAGCTTGGTAGCTAATGCCGACGGTACATGGAACTACACACCGGCTGCTGATGATAATGGCACTATTAGTTTTAGTTACACCATTAGTGACGGCGCGGCTAGCACGAGCAATACGGCGACTCTGGTGGTCAACCCATTAAATGATTTGCCAGTGAGTACGCCGCTAACCTTAAACCCCATTAATGAAGACAGTGGCGTACGCATTATCACTCAAAATGAATTGTTAGCGAACGCTAGTGATATTGATAGTGTGGGTCTTGTGGTAAGTAATCTAGCGATAACGCAAGGAGAAGGTCAGCTCGTCAGCAATGCGGATGGCTCTTGGAGTTTTGTGCCTGCTGAAAACTATAATGGCCGTGTTTCGTTTAGTTATTTGATCAGTGATGGTACCGGCAGTATTACTAATACAGCTAGCGTAATGGTTACCCCTGTCAATGACGTGCCCGTGGGTTCAATAACACTGGTGGGACAGCCTGTAGAGAATACGACAGTCACCATTGACGACCGGTTATTCGATGCCGATGGAGTGACGAATCTCAGTTATCACTGGTTACGTAACGGCGTTTCCATTGGCGTCATTGGTGATAGTTATACATTGGTAGATGCTGACGTTGGGCAATCTATTCAAGTAGAGGCTCGGTACATTGATGGCTTGGGTAACAGTGAACGTTTCTTGAGTGATGAATTACGTGATATCGCAAATGTTAATGACCTGCCAATGGGTTCGTTTGAGGTGGCAGGTGATTTAGTTATTGGCTCAGTGCTAACAGCAAATAGCCAAATTGCAGACGAAGATGGCTTAGGTGACTTTAGTTATCAATGGTACCGCAATGGAGAAATGATCACAGGTGCTAATCAGCCAAGCTATACATTACAAAGTTCAGATGCAGGGCAACAGTTTTCAGTAGCGGTAAGTTACGTGGACGGTTTTGGCACCGCTGAGTTGGTCGTCAGCGCCAACACTGATGCTATCACCGAAGGCGACAGCATAGCCCAGCCCCCCGTAGTTACAGAACAAACTGAAGAACTGGCTGAACTGGTTATGTCCCCAGTGGCGCCTGTTGAAGCGTCCGAAACTTCGGCGGCAAAAACAGAGATTACGGCCACTGAATCAGCCGATAGCAATGACGAGGTGAGCGAAGAACAATCGTCAAATCAGGCAGGTGCGGATGTGCAAGACCCGTCTTTGGTTCCATCAAATGAAGGGGGGCGTAGCTCCGCTGTGGCTGCGCAATTATTAACCGATGAAATAGAAGTGGTTGGCCAAGTGACATTATCCGAATTGGCTAACGCAAAGATCAACATACTCGCGGTAGAAGTCGGCAAACAAATAGCGTTGAGTAATCAACTGCAGCAGAGTTGGGCGCAATTATCTGATCCGATGATGTTAATGAAGTCAGAGGGGTTAATGCAGAGTTTAGATACCATGAATAACCAGGTGGCTGAGCAACTGGCTTTGGATAAAATGGTCGTGGGTGGTGGTATCGCCGTATCTTCTGGTTTATCAATAGGTTATGTAACATGGTTACTACGTAGTGGCGTGCTTTTATCAAGCGTTCTGTCGTCGCTGCCAGCGTGGCGCTTTATCGATCCATTGCCTGTGTTATCGGGGTTAGGTGCAACGGATGTAGACGCAGGTGACAACACCTCTCTAGAAGATTTAGTAAAAGAAGCACCAGAAACGGCTGTAGGATCAGATGATCTAGATGCCCAGCATACAGAAGGCGAGACGCCGAAGTGA
- a CDS encoding efflux RND transporter periplasmic adaptor subunit, translating to MNYKELFTGWFFYSASATLISAAIVGSNSAWALDLPAVDCVITPSKSVDLSVATSGVIRHIHAERSEHVKAGQLLVELNSRVEEANLNLAKLKANMKAEISAEEINLRYDRLQNERVRNLQEKKLVSGQNIDESKRSEQVSYWRLQQAKDTYAVRQLELERAAAQLDNTRVFAPFDGVVTQVYKSEGEYVEDSPVMQLVQLNPLHVEAVLGMEYFGQIHNNMLGDVYPETNLNTPYSAHIEVVDPVGDTASGTFGVRLTMDNPGNHIVSGVKCILKLSDALYTEPNNSEQAPSDTASASEAPLTDSAKLPASATSSEESSKESMTQSIELSGGVIPSYKFGPFASDKEQKKAAQIIESYGFDPQRVDADFDFIKGYLVLSADSYRQPSSQLLAQFGRLGVKDMMVMPQKTYQGRISFGAYNGPQSANMRQAALTRMGIKSEVVARTEKESATWLAVESINEAKREAILQKLGSL from the coding sequence ATGAATTATAAAGAGCTATTCACAGGTTGGTTTTTTTATAGCGCCTCAGCAACGTTAATAAGTGCTGCCATAGTAGGCTCTAACTCTGCGTGGGCTTTGGATTTGCCTGCTGTGGACTGTGTGATTACTCCCAGTAAGTCGGTAGATTTAAGTGTGGCTACCTCAGGTGTGATCCGTCACATACATGCAGAGCGCAGTGAGCATGTTAAAGCTGGGCAGCTGTTAGTTGAGCTGAACTCCCGTGTGGAAGAGGCCAATTTAAACTTGGCTAAGTTAAAAGCGAACATGAAGGCAGAAATTTCGGCTGAGGAGATCAACCTTCGTTATGACCGCTTGCAAAATGAGCGTGTTCGTAATTTACAAGAAAAGAAGCTAGTGTCCGGTCAAAATATCGATGAATCAAAACGCTCTGAGCAAGTGTCGTACTGGCGCTTACAACAAGCCAAAGATACTTATGCTGTTCGCCAGCTAGAGTTAGAGCGAGCGGCAGCTCAGTTAGATAATACTCGCGTATTTGCACCCTTCGATGGTGTCGTGACACAGGTATATAAGTCAGAGGGCGAGTACGTTGAAGACAGCCCGGTTATGCAATTGGTACAACTTAATCCGCTGCATGTAGAAGCGGTGCTAGGCATGGAATACTTCGGCCAAATACATAACAACATGTTGGGCGATGTTTACCCAGAGACAAACCTAAATACACCTTACAGTGCGCATATAGAAGTGGTTGACCCCGTGGGGGACACGGCCAGTGGGACATTTGGTGTTCGGTTAACCATGGACAACCCCGGGAACCATATTGTGTCGGGCGTGAAATGCATTCTAAAGTTAAGTGATGCGCTTTACACCGAACCTAATAACTCCGAACAGGCGCCCAGTGATACAGCCTCTGCCAGCGAAGCCCCCTTAACGGACAGTGCTAAGCTTCCTGCTTCTGCAACATCCAGCGAAGAGTCGTCTAAAGAGTCAATGACGCAAAGCATTGAGCTGTCAGGTGGCGTAATACCTAGTTATAAGTTTGGCCCTTTTGCCAGCGACAAAGAGCAAAAAAAAGCCGCGCAAATAATCGAGTCTTATGGGTTTGATCCTCAACGTGTTGATGCGGATTTTGATTTTATTAAAGGTTATTTGGTGTTGTCGGCGGACAGTTATCGGCAACCATCTTCGCAGCTACTAGCTCAGTTTGGCCGTTTGGGGGTTAAAGATATGATGGTCATGCCACAAAAAACCTACCAAGGCCGTATTTCGTTTGGGGCATATAATGGCCCTCAAAGTGCCAATATGCGCCAAGCGGCATTGACGCGCATGGGTATTAAGTCCGAAGTGGTAGCGCGTACCGAAAAAGAATCAGCCACGTGGTTAGCAGTAGAGTCCATTAACGAAGCTAAACGAGAGGCTATTCTGCAGAAATTGGGTAGTTTATAA
- a CDS encoding Hpt domain-containing protein translates to MIERIFGKQSSIARIAIGQISIVISMVMVAALLGLFPDVSNSTRLHRVTLAETIAANGSIFITRSDLQRMNATLEVTVSRNEELLSAGVRRKDGRLMVDVGDHSQVWEPLENDISSDTEIMVPIWEGATQWGQIELRFTPIEHEGIIGFLYKPVVLFTQFLALGCFVLFFWYLRRMLKQLDPSQAIPDRVKSALDTMAEGLLVMDVKQNIVLANHAFATLSNMPAEKLVGVKADIFPWSLPEDAEFSDLPWSRALASGDPLINSIVKLELPDQPKRTFMVNCSPVLLPGGKVGGVLVSLDDVTALEEKEIELRRSKDEAEQANRAKSDFLANMSHEIRTPMNAILGFTELLRRDRNGLEPDQQKHLNTISSSGEHLLNLINDILDLSKVESGHLDVESIDCKPAQLIQQVLQAMKVKADEKGLALIFEADTALPLQILTDPGRVRQILTNLIGNAIKFTDTGSVTVNVSVLNNAVPQLKISVNDTGIGMTEQQVNSVFDPFVQADSSITRRFGGTGLGLSISQKFAHALGGDIEVSSVMGQGSCFALILDVVVADDAIIEWIQPEQVLVSLDDTSHQEGTRWQFKPANILVVDDGNENRELLQLVLEDYGFTITTGIHGQEGLEKSLAESFDVILMDVQMPVMDGYTAVKAMREAGLTQPIIALTAHAMKGIEARCLEAGYSHYMTKPINIDELLATLADLLGATQSDAIDTLVETNTNTATPEQVSQPTALSGSMTPLISTLATHERFAGLIKRFTDKLPSQVSAMEHALNTHRFDDLADLAHWLKGSAGSVGFADFTEPAKELELAAKAKDYSNANAHLEKISVLVKRAKMGVGSVSEQTAPVSTNHNIAKTPIKTAGLAKTHPKYQAISHQVTQRLQEHMLLMHAGLEAHNSEPLKEGAVWILSTASSLGYADLIQHAEDLKRAADADNREGQIQAFMHLKSSVLKLDGVDTQHLIDALKLTDDNVGENELAHKIHSSLLAKNEKFRPIVERFVTRLSEQVGLMQSALAEQDFKSLAELAHWLKGSAGSVGFDEFTELAEELENCSKSRDEKAAEHALSMIAHMAKHIDLD, encoded by the coding sequence GTGATAGAGCGCATTTTTGGAAAGCAAAGTTCAATAGCGCGTATTGCTATTGGCCAAATCAGCATTGTTATTAGTATGGTAATGGTCGCCGCTTTATTGGGGCTTTTTCCCGATGTATCTAATTCGACTAGATTGCACCGAGTTACCTTAGCTGAAACCATTGCGGCTAACGGTTCAATTTTTATTACGCGCTCTGATTTACAACGAATGAATGCCACTTTAGAGGTAACTGTATCCCGCAATGAAGAACTACTCAGCGCTGGTGTACGACGAAAAGATGGACGGCTCATGGTAGATGTTGGTGACCATTCTCAAGTATGGGAGCCTCTAGAAAATGATATTTCCAGTGATACTGAAATTATGGTGCCCATATGGGAAGGGGCAACTCAATGGGGGCAGATTGAGCTACGATTTACGCCCATAGAACACGAAGGCATCATTGGGTTCTTATATAAGCCTGTGGTTTTATTCACGCAGTTCTTGGCCTTGGGGTGCTTTGTACTATTTTTTTGGTATTTGCGTAGGATGCTCAAACAGCTGGATCCATCGCAGGCGATCCCTGATCGCGTAAAATCGGCACTCGATACCATGGCTGAAGGTTTGTTGGTCATGGATGTAAAACAAAATATCGTTTTGGCAAACCATGCATTTGCCACGTTAAGTAACATGCCCGCTGAAAAGTTAGTGGGTGTAAAAGCGGATATTTTTCCCTGGAGCCTACCTGAGGATGCCGAGTTTTCTGATTTACCTTGGTCACGCGCATTAGCGTCTGGTGATCCGCTGATCAATAGCATCGTTAAGCTAGAATTGCCTGACCAACCTAAACGAACCTTTATGGTGAACTGCTCTCCCGTGCTTTTGCCTGGCGGAAAAGTGGGCGGGGTTTTGGTCAGTTTAGATGATGTGACAGCCTTAGAAGAAAAAGAAATAGAATTGCGTCGTTCTAAGGATGAAGCGGAGCAAGCAAACCGAGCTAAAAGTGATTTCTTGGCTAACATGAGCCATGAAATCCGAACGCCGATGAATGCTATTCTTGGCTTTACTGAATTACTGCGACGTGATCGAAATGGACTAGAACCCGATCAGCAAAAGCACTTGAATACGATATCTTCAAGTGGTGAGCATTTGTTAAATCTGATTAATGATATTTTAGATTTATCAAAAGTAGAGTCGGGCCACTTAGATGTGGAATCGATCGACTGCAAGCCAGCACAGCTGATCCAGCAAGTGCTACAGGCCATGAAGGTGAAGGCAGATGAGAAGGGCCTAGCCTTAATTTTTGAAGCTGACACAGCGCTACCCTTACAAATCTTGACTGACCCAGGTAGGGTGCGGCAGATCCTTACCAATTTAATTGGTAATGCTATTAAGTTCACTGACACAGGTAGTGTGACCGTGAACGTTAGTGTGCTCAATAATGCAGTACCACAATTAAAAATATCGGTGAATGACACTGGTATAGGGATGACTGAGCAGCAAGTAAACTCAGTATTTGATCCATTTGTTCAAGCCGATAGCTCTATTACCCGTCGATTTGGCGGAACGGGGCTTGGTTTATCAATTAGCCAAAAATTCGCACATGCTTTGGGTGGGGATATTGAGGTTAGCAGTGTGATGGGGCAGGGCAGTTGCTTTGCTTTAATTTTAGATGTGGTAGTGGCTGATGATGCTATCATTGAATGGATTCAGCCAGAGCAAGTATTGGTCAGTTTAGACGATACGTCACATCAAGAAGGAACGCGCTGGCAATTTAAGCCTGCCAACATTTTGGTGGTGGATGACGGTAATGAAAACCGTGAGTTGCTGCAATTGGTATTAGAAGACTACGGTTTTACCATTACTACGGGTATTCATGGTCAGGAAGGGCTTGAGAAGTCGTTGGCCGAGTCGTTTGATGTGATTTTGATGGACGTTCAAATGCCTGTCATGGACGGCTATACAGCCGTAAAAGCGATGCGTGAAGCGGGCTTAACCCAGCCTATTATCGCGCTGACCGCTCATGCAATGAAAGGAATAGAAGCTCGCTGTTTAGAGGCCGGTTATAGTCACTATATGACCAAGCCGATCAATATTGATGAGTTGTTAGCCACATTAGCTGATTTGTTGGGTGCAACCCAATCTGACGCAATTGATACACTGGTAGAAACTAACACTAACACCGCTACGCCTGAGCAGGTGAGCCAACCTACAGCATTATCGGGATCAATGACGCCTTTGATCTCTACGTTAGCTACTCATGAGCGCTTTGCCGGTTTAATTAAACGGTTTACCGATAAGTTACCAAGCCAAGTGTCAGCAATGGAGCATGCGTTAAATACTCACCGCTTTGATGATCTAGCTGATTTAGCGCACTGGCTAAAAGGCTCTGCTGGTAGTGTTGGCTTTGCAGACTTTACCGAACCGGCTAAAGAGTTAGAATTAGCAGCAAAAGCTAAAGATTACTCAAATGCGAATGCGCACCTAGAGAAAATTTCTGTATTAGTTAAGCGCGCTAAAATGGGTGTTGGGTCCGTTTCCGAACAAACTGCGCCAGTTTCGACAAATCACAACATAGCTAAGACTCCCATAAAGACAGCGGGGCTTGCTAAAACGCATCCTAAATATCAAGCAATCAGCCATCAAGTAACGCAAAGGCTGCAGGAGCATATGCTCCTCATGCATGCTGGGTTAGAAGCACATAATAGTGAGCCACTTAAAGAAGGGGCTGTCTGGATACTGAGTACAGCGAGTAGCTTAGGATATGCAGATCTGATTCAGCACGCAGAAGATTTAAAACGCGCGGCTGACGCCGATAACCGAGAAGGTCAAATTCAAGCGTTTATGCACCTGAAATCCAGTGTCCTTAAGTTAGATGGTGTTGACACGCAGCATCTGATTGATGCACTAAAACTTACCGATGATAACGTCGGTGAAAATGAGTTAGCCCATAAAATTCATTCCAGCTTATTAGCTAAGAATGAAAAATTCAGACCCATTGTGGAACGATTTGTTACGCGCTTGTCTGAGCAGGTTGGCTTAATGCAATCGGCACTGGCTGAGCAAGACTTTAAGTCGCTAGCTGAGCTTGCTCATTGGTTAAAAGGATCGGCAGGTAGTGTTGGTTTTGATGAGTTTACAGAACTTGCTGAAGAGTTAGAAAACTGTAGTAAGAGTCGTGATGAGAAAGCCGCAGAGCACGCATTATCGATGATAGCTCACATGGCTAAGCATATTGATCTAGACTAG